The Streptomyces bacillaris sequence CGGAGGAGCCGAGGTTGTCGGTGAAGCCGAAGACGCGGACCTTGGTGGCGTTCTGCTTCTTGATCTCCTCGGCGATGGCCGCGATACGGGCGTTGGCCGCCGAACTCAGCTTCGCGCTGTCCTTGCCGAAGAGGACCTCCGCCTGGAGCGCGAACTTGATGTCGGCGTTGCTGTCCTCGCGGCGCTCCTCGCCGCCGAGGTCTTCGACGACCTGGACGATGTCGAGGACCTTGGCGGGGCCCAGCGTTCCGCCGTCGGGCATCTTCAGGTCCGGGTCGTTGGCGTCGACCTCGACCGGGGGGACCGACTGGGCCTCGGTACCCGGTGGCACGCTGGGGCCGTCGTCGGCCTGGGCGGGCGTCCCCCCGAACAGGGTGAGGCTCGCGACGACCAGGAACGAGGCCGCCGACAGGGCCACTGGCCTCATGTGGGTGCGTGTGTGTCTCATGTCGGCCGTCACCCGGAGATCTTGAGGGATGTCGTCGCGAAGGTCGGGAGGGTGAAGTCGACCTCGGTGGCGCCGGCCGGCGGGGCGGGGAACTGCATGAAGACCGATGTGCTCTTGCCTGCCATGAGCGGCGGGATACCTGTTGTGCACAGGCAGCGGTTCTCGGTGTCCCGCAGGATGTAGTAGCGCTTCTTCCCGACCTTGTCGACCAGCGTGGCTCCGGCGACGGAGTTGGGATTCGCCGCGAGCAGCGCCGTCTCGGATCCGGCCCACGCCGTCGTATTCGCCGACTGGGTTCCCTCGTTCTTGATCACACCTTGCACGGTCACGAAGCCGCCGGAGTCGCGCTTGACCTGATTGACGACCAGCGTGAGCCCGTCCAGACCGCGCGCCTCGGCCAATTTGGCGTTCGGGTCCACGTTCGCCGCCGCGGCGGTGTCCATCTGCTGTTCGCCCTTGTCCTCGGACGTCGGCGAACTGGCCGGTGCGGGCGGCTCAGCCGAACGCTCGCTCCGGGGCTCCGCCGCCCCGTCGCCGCCGTCGTCACCGCATCCGGTCAGGGCGAGAGCCAAGGCAGCCACGGCGGCGACGGCCGGCGCGAACCTTCTCTTTGTTGTGGCACGCCGAAAACTCATGGTCCGATTCCCCTACTCGTCGTTCGCTGTCACTGGTCGACCAACCGCACATCGAAGAGATCTTTGCTCACACGGGACCAGTCGGGCTGACTGCTCGTGGAGATCTCGAAAACCGCGCCATTTCTGCACGTGAAGATGTACAGGTCCTTGATGCCGTCGTTCGTGAGATCGACGGCTTTCCACGTGCATCGGAACTCGATGAGGGCGGTCGCCGTGGCCTTCGCGAGCGTGCGCCCGGATCCGGGGAGAACCGGCGAGTCGACGGGCTTGCGTCCCTCGACCTGCACAGTGACCTTGTAGCGAGGGTACCCATACTCCGCCGCACAGGACCGCTGGTCGTTCCCGTTGGCATCTGCCAGCCGTCTCGCCTCGGCGCAGGGGCGGTATCGCGTGAAGGGCCGCTGCAGGAACAGGTCGAGCGTTTCCAGCGGGAGGGCGGCGAGGAACCCGGTCTCGATGTCCTCGCGAGCGGCTTGCGCGGCGGCCAGGGCAGCCGCGTCCGCACCACCCTGGGACCCGTTGCGCAGAGCGGCCGCCTTGCCGACGGCGAAGAACGCGAACGCAAGGAAGAGCAGACCCGCCACCATCATCACGTAGATGGGGAAAGCCTGCCCTGAGTCCTTGCGCGAGCGAACGGAGATCACTGCGCCGTGATGGCGTTCACCAAGCCCTGAATACGTGCGGAGATCGCCCCGCCGATCCCCGTCGCCACGATCGCCCCGATGATCGCCACGACCACCAGAATGATCCCCAGGTACTCGAACGCCGTCTGCCCCCGGTCCTTCGCCGCGTAACGCTTCTGGACGGCGCTGACGGCCGTGTTCGCCCAGCCGTTGACGCGGACGGCGGCCTTCAGGGTGAAGTTCGACATGGTGTTCCCCTCCTGGTTCGGCCGACCGCCTGCCGGCCGACTCGGGCGTTTCTGCGGTGTCGGCCTCGGGTCCGGCTTCCTCCTGGCCGGGGCCGGGGGCGACGGGAGAAACATAGGAGGGGGGTGGCGTGCGGTCAGAGGGTCCGTGGGCCCATTTCCGGGCCCAAAGGGGCTTCATCGTCGGCCGGTTGGGTGTTGGGGACGTCGCCCGCCCGTTCGGCGTCCGGGCGGTCATGGGTGCCGTCCGGGGTCGCGGGGGGCCGTGCCCAGCCAGCGGGCTATCGCCTCGCTGCGGGTGGTGCTGTGGAGCTTGGTGAAGATGCGGTTGATGTGGTTCTTGACGGTCTTCTCGCTGATGAAGCAGGTGGCGGCGATCTGCTGATTACTCATTCCGGACGCAATCAGGTCCATGACCTCCACCTCTCGCGAACTCAGCCCGTACTGCTGCCTGTTGGGGGGAGAGACCGACCCCCCGGTCACAGAAGACTGTCCCACAGGAGGTTGCAGTTGCGAAAGGCTTTCCGAAGGATCGCCCGGTCGGGGGAGGTGGTGGACGGGCGGCGGCGGGGCCGTCGTGAGGGCCGCGCCCAGGCCGTCGGGCAGGGGGGCGCGGTCCGGGGCCGTGCCGTGGCGCATGTGGGCCAGCAGGGCGTCGGCGGCCGTGGCCGTGAAGTTGGCGCGGCCGTTCCTCGTGTCCCGTACCGCCTGGACCAGCTGGTCCGCCGTGAACTCCCCGTGCACCAAGTAGCCCCCCGCGCCCAGCCGCAGGGCCTCGTGCACGATCTCGCTCTCCCTGCTGTACGTCAGCATCAGTACGGGGGCGATGCCCACCAGGTGCGGCAGCGCCGAGATGCCGTCCACCCCGGGCATCCGCACGTCCAGCAGAACCACGTCCGGGCGGTGGTGCAGCGTCTTCTCGTACGCCTCGCGGCCGTCCGCCGCCTCCGCGACGACCTGGATGTCCGCCCGGCCCGAAAGCAGGACGCCCAGGCCCGCCCGCACCACGGGGTTGTCGTCCGCCACCACCACCCTGAGCTTGGCCTCGGGCGGTGCGGAGGGCAGGGCGGGGGGCCGGCCGCGGGGTGCAGGCGGCGGCGGGCTGGTTCGAAGGGGTCGCCCGGCATGGTGCGACCTCCTCTCGGGGTGGGGGTACACGGGCGTGCACGTTCAGTCGTGGGCGGGAGGGGCGGGCGTCCGGGCCGGTGGGGGTACGCCCGTCAGGGCCGCCAGCGGCAGTTCCACCCGTACCTCCGTCCCCCGCTCCGCCTTCCCCCGGCCGATCCTGATCCGCGCCCCGATCGACGCCGCCCGCTCCACCATGCCGACCAGGCCGAAGTGGCCCGCCCGGCGCAGGCTCTCCAGCGTGGTTCCGGCGGGGAGGCCGCGGCCGTCGTCGTACACGCTCACTCGGAGCACATCGCCCTTCACCCCGGCGAGGACGACCAGGTACGTGGGGGACGCGTGGCGGTGCGCGTTCTCCAGCGCCTCCGAGGCGACCGTCAGGAGCTGGCGCGCCACCGCCTGCGGGACCGGCGGGACCGGGATGTCCTCCGAGAGGCGGCGGAACGTCGCGCCGACGGGGTGGCGGGCGGTGAAGTCCGCTGCCTGCGCCTCCAGTTCGGCGACCAGGTCCACGCCGCCCTCCAGGCCCTGTTCCCGCCGCAGGTCCGTGAGCAGTTCCCGCGACTCCGCCGCCGCCCGGCGCGCGGCCCTCGCCACCAGCTCCGCGTGGTGCCGGACCGTCGGCGGGTCCATCCGGTCGGCCGAGCACGCCAGGCCGTCGGCGGCCAGCGCCAGGCCGTGCAGGGTCTTCGCCACCGAGTCGTGCATCTCCCGTGCCAGGCGCGTGCGTTCGCCCTCCACCGCCTCGTTCACCGCCAGCCGCGCCCGGGTCTCGGTGAGCGCCTGCGTGGCCGTCCCGAAGCGCAGGAGGAGGTTGCGCAGGGCCACCCCCACCGCCCCGGCGATCACGCAGAAGCCGGGCAGGAGCAACGCCGTCGCGCCGCCCGCCTCCAGCTTCGGCACGCTCGCGTACACCCCGAAGACGATCACCACCTGGAGCGCCGCGAAGACCGCCGCCCCGCGCCAGCCCTGGACCAGGCCCGCCAGCAGCGGGGTGCAGACGGTGACGTACGCGAGGGTCGACTCGGGCGTCGCCGTGATCAGCAGCAGCGAGCCGAAGACCGCGTCGACGGCCAGCAGCCAGGGGTGGCGCAGGAGGACCGGGCCGAACCGTTCCCAGTCGCGGAACAGGACGTACGAGCCCATGAAGGTGACCAGGATCGCCGCGCCGATGAACCAGGTGGGCAGGCCTGGGGCGGTGTGGGCGATGGCGTACGGGGTCGCTATCGCGATCATCGCCAGCCGGAAGCCGAACACCTGGCGGCACATGGCCTGCAGCGCGTTGACCTGGATGGCGAAGGCCGGGGCCGCCGGGGTGTCCGTGTGCGCCCGCGCCAGATCCGTGGCCAGGTCGGTGGCTGTGAGATCGGTGGAGGCGAGGACCGTCTTCGGGTCGGAGGCCGTGGGGGCGGTGGGAGCGGTGGGAGCGGGGGCCGCATTCGGGTCGGAGGACGCGACCGCGGTCGCCTTGACGTCGGCCGCTGCGGAGTCGGTGGGCCCGACGTCACTTGCCGTGGAGCCGGCCCCTGCGGAGTCGGTGGAGGTGCGGGCGGTCGCCGGGGAGCCGGCCCCTGCGGAGTCGGAGGCCATGGGGCCCGTCGCCGTGGCGTCCATGGGCGTGCGGTCCCTCGTCCGGCCCGCCCCGGCGTTCGCCCTCAGGCCGGGGCGCCCGCCGCTCAGTTGGTATGCCATGCGCCTGTCACCTCCGGTGCGCTGCCCGTACGGCCCCGTAAGGACCCGGCGGGCCCGCAGGCCCCGTCGTACCCGTCGTCCCCACCCCTCCCGCCGTTCATGTCAGCCGCCCGTGAGAAACGAGAAGTCGACATTCGCTCCGTACACGAATCCCACCGTGAGGAGAACGAGCGTGCCCGGCAGCAGGAACGACGTCACCGCGAACGTCGCCTTCGGGACCGCCCTGGCCGCCTTGCGGCGTGCGTTCTGGGCGTCGGTGCGGCGCATGTCGTTGGCGATCTGGATGAGCGTCTCGACGATCGGGGCGCCCAGCTCCTCGCCCTGCTGGAGCGTGGTGACGAACATCGCGACCTGCTCCGAGTCGTTGCGTCTGCGCAGCTCCTCGAAGGCCTGGCGGCGGCTGACGCCCATGTCCATCTGGCGCAGGGTGATGCGCAGTTCGTCGGACCACGGGCCCTCGTACTTCTCCGCCACCCGGTCCAGCGCCTGCCGGAAGCCGAGTCCGGCGGAGACGACGACGGCGAGGACGTCGAGGAAGTCCGGCAGGGTGCGTTCGATGTGCTCGCGGCGGACCCGGACCGCCGACCAGATGCCCACCTCCACCCAGAACAGGCCGAACGCGATCATGAGGAGCGCGAGGAAGACCTGGCCCTGGAGGAGCATGGAGAAGGCGCCCAGGAGGCCGAGCGCGCCGTAGACCGCGCGGCGCGCCGCGTAACGGTCGATGGTGAGGCCGCCCGGGTTTCCGGCCAGGTCGATCTGGCGGCGCTTCTTGTTGACCGCCTTCGGGCCCATCATCCGCAGCACCAGCGGGGCCCAGCGGATGCCGAGCCGGTCGATGCCGGAACCCACCGCGCTCGTGCGGGTGGCGCCGGACTCCAGGGCCACGGCGAGGTCGCCGGGGAGCTTGGCGTCGGCGCGGTACATCCGGATGCCGTGGATGGCCCCGTAGACGGCGATGCCGACCACCAGGGCGAGCAGCAGGTCCATGATCCGTACGTCCCCTCTCTCTTCCCGTCTCTTCCGTCTCTTCCGGTCTCAGACGTCGATACGGGACAGGCGGCGGATGACCACGAACCCGATGGCGTACAGGGCGATGGCCACGACCACCGCCGCCTGGCCGATGAACGCGCCCGTCATCCGGTCCAGGGCGCCCGGCATGACCGCGTTCATCAGGAGCATCGCGCCGATGCCGAACGCCGGTACGGCATAGGCGGTGACGGTGACCTGGGAGAGCTGGGTCTTGACCTCGCGGCGGGTCTCCTTGCGCTCCTCCAGCGTCTCGGTGAGGTTGCGCAGGGAGCTGACGACCGTACCGCCGGCCCGGTTGGAGAGCACCAAGGTCGTGACGAGGACGACCAGTTCACGGGAAGGGAGGCGGTCGGTCAGCTCGCTCAGGGCTTCCTCCAGGGATTCTCCCACCGCCAACCTCCTCGCCACCCGGGCCAGTTCCTCGCCCGCCGGGTTCTCCATCTCCTCCGCCGCCATGGAGAGCGCGGTGCGCAGGGCCAGCCCGGCCTGGGTGGCGTTGGCCAGGATGCGGGAGAGTTCGGGGAGTTGGTTGATGAACCGCTCGGTGCGCTTCGTACGTTGCCAGTTGAGGAACGTGTTGGTGCCCCAGAGGCCGATCAGGGCGGCGACCGGGCCGAAGAACGCCGCGAGCATGGAGGAGGCGATCATCCACAGTCCGGCCATCGCGACCAGGGCGTAGACGAAGAACTCGCCGGGGGTCAACTCCAAGCCGGTCGAAGCGAGTTTCAGTTCCAGCTTCCGGCCGAGCGCGGTGGCCCGCAGCCTGCGGTCCAGGCCCTTGAAGCGGCGGTGGCGGCCGGTCTCGGGGAGCTGGCCGACATGGGAGAGCCGCTCCACGAGCGCGTCGCGGTCAGCCTTGCCGCCGGAGTAGGCGTACAGGCCCATCACGCCGAGCACACAGGCGAGCAGCGTGACGCCGACGGTGACCAGGGGGAGGTTGACGTTGTCCATGGCGCGGGTACCTAGTTGGCCTCTCGGGTGGCGAGTTGTGCGGCGTGCTCCGCGACGCCGAACGCCTGCGGGATGGGCTGGCTCGCCAGATAGAG is a genomic window containing:
- a CDS encoding response regulator, whose amino-acid sequence is MYPHPERRSHHAGRPLRTSPPPPAPRGRPPALPSAPPEAKLRVVVADDNPVVRAGLGVLLSGRADIQVVAEAADGREAYEKTLHHRPDVVLLDVRMPGVDGISALPHLVGIAPVLMLTYSRESEIVHEALRLGAGGYLVHGEFTADQLVQAVRDTRNGRANFTATAADALLAHMRHGTAPDRAPLPDGLGAALTTAPPPPVHHLPRPGDPSESLSQLQPPVGQSSVTGGSVSPPNRQQYGLSSREVEVMDLIASGMSNQQIAATCFISEKTVKNHINRIFTKLHSTTRSEAIARWLGTAPRDPGRHP
- a CDS encoding type II secretion system F family protein; this translates as MDNVNLPLVTVGVTLLACVLGVMGLYAYSGGKADRDALVERLSHVGQLPETGRHRRFKGLDRRLRATALGRKLELKLASTGLELTPGEFFVYALVAMAGLWMIASSMLAAFFGPVAALIGLWGTNTFLNWQRTKRTERFINQLPELSRILANATQAGLALRTALSMAAEEMENPAGEELARVARRLAVGESLEEALSELTDRLPSRELVVLVTTLVLSNRAGGTVVSSLRNLTETLEERKETRREVKTQLSQVTVTAYAVPAFGIGAMLLMNAVMPGALDRMTGAFIGQAAVVVAIALYAIGFVVIRRLSRIDV
- a CDS encoding sensor histidine kinase; translation: MAYQLSGGRPGLRANAGAGRTRDRTPMDATATGPMASDSAGAGSPATARTSTDSAGAGSTASDVGPTDSAAADVKATAVASSDPNAAPAPTAPTAPTASDPKTVLASTDLTATDLATDLARAHTDTPAAPAFAIQVNALQAMCRQVFGFRLAMIAIATPYAIAHTAPGLPTWFIGAAILVTFMGSYVLFRDWERFGPVLLRHPWLLAVDAVFGSLLLITATPESTLAYVTVCTPLLAGLVQGWRGAAVFAALQVVIVFGVYASVPKLEAGGATALLLPGFCVIAGAVGVALRNLLLRFGTATQALTETRARLAVNEAVEGERTRLAREMHDSVAKTLHGLALAADGLACSADRMDPPTVRHHAELVARAARRAAAESRELLTDLRREQGLEGGVDLVAELEAQAADFTARHPVGATFRRLSEDIPVPPVPQAVARQLLTVASEALENAHRHASPTYLVVLAGVKGDVLRVSVYDDGRGLPAGTTLESLRRAGHFGLVGMVERAASIGARIRIGRGKAERGTEVRVELPLAALTGVPPPARTPAPPAHD
- a CDS encoding DUF5936 domain-containing protein, whose protein sequence is MDLLLALVVGIAVYGAIHGIRMYRADAKLPGDLAVALESGATRTSAVGSGIDRLGIRWAPLVLRMMGPKAVNKKRRQIDLAGNPGGLTIDRYAARRAVYGALGLLGAFSMLLQGQVFLALLMIAFGLFWVEVGIWSAVRVRREHIERTLPDFLDVLAVVVSAGLGFRQALDRVAEKYEGPWSDELRITLRQMDMGVSRRQAFEELRRRNDSEQVAMFVTTLQQGEELGAPIVETLIQIANDMRRTDAQNARRKAARAVPKATFAVTSFLLPGTLVLLTVGFVYGANVDFSFLTGG
- a CDS encoding pilus assembly protein TadG-related protein is translated as MSVRSRKDSGQAFPIYVMMVAGLLFLAFAFFAVGKAAALRNGSQGGADAAALAAAQAAREDIETGFLAALPLETLDLFLQRPFTRYRPCAEARRLADANGNDQRSCAAEYGYPRYKVTVQVEGRKPVDSPVLPGSGRTLAKATATALIEFRCTWKAVDLTNDGIKDLYIFTCRNGAVFEISTSSQPDWSRVSKDLFDVRLVDQ
- a CDS encoding OmpA family protein, with amino-acid sequence MRPVALSAASFLVVASLTLFGGTPAQADDGPSVPPGTEAQSVPPVEVDANDPDLKMPDGGTLGPAKVLDIVQVVEDLGGEERREDSNADIKFALQAEVLFGKDSAKLSSAANARIAAIAEEIKKQNATKVRVFGFTDNLGSSAHGDVLSKQRADAVHGVLSQQLGPTVTYEIRGYGEQYPIASNADEEGRKKNRRVEVSFQRGEGS